A window of Coleofasciculus sp. FACHB-T130 contains these coding sequences:
- a CDS encoding threo-3-hydroxy-L-aspartate ammonia-lyase, producing the protein MAEHNPSAIHFSALPVTSADVEAAAVRLAGIARCTPVLTSRTVNERTNAQVFLKCENFQRTGSFKFRGAYNALAQLSEEQASRGVLTYSSGNHAQAIALSGQLLGIHTTIIMPDDAPGVKQAATRGYGAEVILYNRQETTREALAQSLVDRRGLTLIPPYDHPHVIAGQGTSALELFQEVGSLNLLLVCCGGGGLLSGCALAAKTLSPNCRVIGVEPERADDATRSFHSKTLHTTNNPDTIADGARTPCLGNITFPLVLHYVDDMVTVSEEAIRTTMFFLWERLKIVVEPTGALAAAALLSEVVKEPGARIGVMITGGNVDIRQICKL; encoded by the coding sequence ATGGCAGAACACAACCCGTCTGCGATTCATTTCAGTGCCCTACCTGTTACGAGCGCCGATGTGGAAGCTGCGGCGGTGCGGTTGGCTGGAATTGCCCGTTGCACGCCGGTTTTGACCTCCAGAACGGTCAACGAGCGCACCAATGCTCAAGTATTCTTGAAGTGCGAAAACTTTCAACGCACGGGTTCGTTTAAGTTTCGGGGTGCTTACAATGCACTGGCACAGCTATCTGAAGAACAAGCATCACGCGGGGTTCTGACGTATTCATCAGGGAATCATGCTCAAGCGATCGCACTCTCCGGACAATTGCTGGGCATCCACACCACGATTATCATGCCGGATGATGCCCCAGGCGTGAAGCAAGCGGCAACTCGTGGTTATGGTGCTGAGGTGATTTTGTACAATCGTCAGGAAACCACGCGGGAAGCTTTGGCGCAAAGTCTGGTAGATCGGCGCGGTTTAACTTTAATTCCCCCTTACGATCATCCTCATGTCATCGCCGGACAAGGTACATCTGCTTTAGAACTCTTTCAAGAAGTCGGTTCCCTCAATTTACTTCTCGTTTGCTGCGGAGGCGGTGGTTTACTATCAGGATGCGCCCTCGCTGCCAAAACCCTTTCACCGAATTGCCGAGTGATTGGGGTAGAACCAGAACGCGCCGACGATGCGACACGCTCTTTTCACAGTAAAACGCTGCATACTACGAACAATCCTGACACGATTGCTGATGGGGCACGCACTCCTTGCCTGGGAAACATCACCTTCCCACTCGTATTGCACTACGTCGATGATATGGTGACGGTATCGGAAGAAGCCATCCGCACCACGATGTTTTTCTTGTGGGAACGTCTGAAAATCGTAGTGGAACCGACGGGTGCCTTAGCCGCCGCCGCTTTGCTGTCGGAAGTGGTGAAAGAACCGGGTGCCCGAATTGGGGTGATGATCACCGGGGGAAATGTAGATATTCGGCAAATCTGTAAATTGTGA
- a CDS encoding carbonic anhydrase, with translation MNSKKQKGQFSRRNLLKFSAGAVGAGVVTAGLGTKLVFPDQAVAENDMTPDQALQSLMEGNQRFITRKTKNINRDFQRLTAVAKTQKPFAAILSCADSRVPSEIIFDRGFGDLFVCRVAGNIATPEETGSLEFGGLILGTKVIMVMGHKRCGAVDATIKGAQVPGQIGSLIEAIKPGVENSKGKPGDRLENASKANVLVQVERLKTSPVISQLIQENKLKVVGGYYDLDTGKVTLLS, from the coding sequence ATGAATTCAAAAAAGCAGAAAGGACAATTCTCCAGACGGAATTTGCTGAAATTTAGCGCAGGCGCAGTAGGAGCAGGGGTCGTAACTGCCGGACTCGGAACCAAGTTGGTTTTCCCCGACCAAGCCGTTGCAGAGAATGACATGACCCCCGATCAAGCGCTGCAAAGTTTAATGGAGGGGAATCAACGGTTTATTACCAGAAAAACTAAAAATATCAACCGAGATTTTCAACGTTTGACCGCCGTTGCGAAAACTCAGAAGCCATTTGCGGCGATTCTCAGTTGCGCGGATTCGCGGGTTCCTTCTGAGATTATCTTTGACCGGGGATTTGGAGATTTGTTTGTATGCCGCGTGGCAGGAAATATCGCAACTCCGGAGGAAACCGGGAGCCTAGAATTTGGGGGTTTAATATTAGGAACCAAGGTAATCATGGTCATGGGGCACAAAAGATGTGGGGCGGTAGATGCCACCATTAAAGGTGCCCAAGTGCCCGGTCAAATTGGTAGCTTAATTGAGGCAATAAAACCAGGTGTAGAAAATTCAAAAGGCAAACCCGGCGATCGGCTAGAGAATGCTAGCAAAGCGAATGTTTTGGTTCAAGTAGAAAGATTGAAAACCTCTCCTGTTATTTCTCAGTTAATTCAGGAAAATAAACTGAAAGTTGTAGGTGGTTATTACGATTTGGACACTGGCAAAGTCACCTTACTGAGTTAG
- a CDS encoding NAD(P)H-quinone oxidoreductase subunit F → MVQALIDTIWLVPCYALIGAISGLLWSPGVIRRTGPRPAGYINLLMTFLAFVHSLVTLQAIWNQPSQEITFTWLSAAGLDLNFPLEISVINVAAIALVTGLNLLAQIYAIGYMEMDWGWARFYALLGLFEAGMCALALCNSLFFSYVILEILTLGTYLLVGLWFSQPLVVTGARDAFLTKRVGDLIMLMPVIALYPLAGSWNFNDLAEWAKTADLDPTLAALLGLGLIAGPMGKCAQFPLHLWLDEAMEGPLPSTILRNSVVVATGAWVLIKLQPVLALSPIVSLALISIGGVTAVGASLIAIAQIDIKRALSYSVSAYMGLVFIAVGTQQDDAALLLILTHAIAMALLVMSVGGIIWNNITQDLTQLGGLWSRRPISGLAFLVGTLGLIAFPPLGSFWALLKLADGLWATQPWLVGLLLVVNGLTAFSLTRVFGLIFGGEPKPMTVRSPEAFWPLTFPMIVLAAFTLHLPLVLQSLSLLPSWATLNKDMALLLIWSSIFGCSLGGIIYLNKMWKKPVQLPWKPLQDLLAYDFYTAKIYRVSIVFSVALVSRFISAFDRYLVDGFVNFVGVASLFGGQSLKYSTSGQSQAYAMTIVMGIIVLGMLLYWRFFHAASPLFVALAQ, encoded by the coding sequence GTGGTTCAGGCTCTCATCGATACTATTTGGTTAGTCCCTTGCTATGCCTTAATTGGTGCTATTTCCGGGCTATTATGGTCGCCCGGTGTCATCCGCCGCACAGGGCCGCGCCCCGCTGGTTACATTAACTTGCTGATGACCTTTTTGGCATTCGTTCATAGCTTAGTGACTCTGCAAGCGATTTGGAACCAGCCGTCTCAAGAAATAACGTTTACATGGCTGTCGGCAGCGGGTTTGGATTTAAATTTCCCCCTAGAAATCTCAGTAATTAACGTTGCAGCGATCGCTTTAGTAACCGGGTTAAACCTGCTAGCCCAGATATACGCGATCGGCTACATGGAGATGGACTGGGGCTGGGCACGCTTTTATGCCTTGCTGGGGCTTTTTGAGGCAGGGATGTGTGCTTTAGCTTTGTGCAACTCCTTGTTCTTTAGCTACGTAATCCTGGAAATCCTCACCTTGGGGACTTATTTGCTGGTAGGGCTTTGGTTTAGCCAGCCGCTAGTGGTGACGGGGGCGCGGGATGCTTTCTTAACCAAGCGGGTTGGGGATTTAATCATGCTGATGCCAGTCATTGCCTTGTATCCCCTGGCAGGAAGTTGGAATTTTAACGATCTAGCAGAATGGGCAAAAACCGCTGATTTAGACCCTACACTAGCCGCGCTATTAGGTTTAGGTTTAATTGCTGGCCCGATGGGTAAATGCGCTCAATTTCCGTTGCATTTATGGTTGGATGAGGCAATGGAAGGGCCGCTTCCCAGCACGATTTTGCGGAACTCGGTCGTCGTGGCAACAGGTGCCTGGGTGTTGATTAAGTTGCAACCTGTGTTAGCGCTTTCTCCGATAGTGTCGCTGGCGCTGATATCGATCGGTGGTGTGACGGCGGTTGGCGCTTCCTTGATTGCGATCGCCCAAATTGATATCAAACGCGCTTTATCCTATTCCGTCAGCGCCTACATGGGATTGGTATTTATCGCCGTAGGCACTCAGCAAGATGATGCAGCTTTGTTGTTGATCTTGACTCATGCGATCGCAATGGCGCTGTTGGTAATGAGTGTTGGTGGAATTATTTGGAACAACATCACCCAAGACTTAACCCAACTCGGCGGTTTATGGTCGCGCCGTCCCATATCCGGGTTAGCCTTTCTGGTTGGGACGCTGGGGTTAATCGCTTTTCCGCCTTTAGGCAGCTTCTGGGCATTGCTGAAATTGGCAGATGGTTTGTGGGCAACTCAACCTTGGCTAGTCGGGTTATTGCTGGTGGTCAATGGTTTGACAGCCTTCAGTTTAACGAGAGTGTTTGGGCTGATTTTTGGCGGAGAACCCAAGCCAATGACTGTACGATCGCCAGAAGCATTTTGGCCTTTAACTTTCCCCATGATAGTTTTGGCCGCCTTCACCCTCCACCTCCCCTTAGTGTTACAAAGCTTGTCGCTACTGCCGAGTTGGGCAACTCTCAATAAAGATATGGCGCTGCTGTTGATTTGGTCTAGCATCTTTGGTTGCAGCCTTGGCGGGATAATTTATCTGAATAAAATGTGGAAAAAACCCGTCCAACTTCCTTGGAAACCCCTGCAAGATTTGTTGGCTTATGACTTTTACACCGCCAAAATTTACCGCGTGAGTATTGTTTTCAGCGTTGCTTTAGTTTCCCGCTTCATCTCTGCCTTTGACCGCTACTTAGTGGATGGCTTCGTTAATTTTGTCGGAGTTGCTTCCCTTTTCGGCGGACAAAGTTTGAAATACAGCACTTCCGGACAATCCCAAGCTTATGCGATGACGATAGTAATGGGAATAATTGTCTTAGGAATGCTATTATATTGGCGCTTCTTTCATGCCGCTTCACCACTCTTTGTAGCACTCGCTCAATAG